A single Phragmites australis chromosome 4, lpPhrAust1.1, whole genome shotgun sequence DNA region contains:
- the LOC133915544 gene encoding transcription factor bHLH18-like: MATQWFSNMVMDEPSFFHQWQSDALLEQYTEQQIAVAFGQGEVDHAAATAAAALMPLQHVAAAEHRPRKAAKVNTSWDSCITDQGSPADSSPTILSFTGHAASVFAKAEAQMPGAPYYGAPVKAPKHEVDAGVRPFQAQARTVTRSYDAMVEAAVEPMKAPVTSRPASHNQDHILAERKRREKLSQRFIALSKIVPGLKKMDKASVLGDAIKYLKQLQDQVKGLEDEARRRPVETAVLIKKSQLSADDDDGSSCDENFLGGEAGTLPEIEARVSDRTVLVRIHCENRKGALITALSEVERIGLTIKNTNALPFTTSSLDITIMAMAGDDFCLSVKDIVKKLNQAFKSSF, translated from the exons ATGGCGACGCAGTGGTTCTCCAACATG GTGATGGACGAGCCGAGCTTCTTCCACCAGTGGCAGTCCGACGCGCTGCTGGAGCAGTACACGGAGCAGCAGATCGCCGTGGCGTTCGGGCAGGGGGAGGTGGACCAtgcagcggcgacggcggcggcggcgctgatgccGCTGCAGCACGTCGCCGCGGCGGAGCACCGCCCGCGCAAGGCGGCCAAGGTCAACACCAGCTGGGACTCGTGCATCACGGACCAGGGCTCCCCCGCGGACTCCTCCCCGACCATCCTCTCCTTCACCGGCCACGCCGCGTCCGTGTTCGCCAAGGCCGAGGCGCAGATGCCGGGAGCCCCGTACTACGGCGCTCCCGTGAAGGCGCCCAAGCACGAGGTGGACGCGGGCGTGCGGCCGTTCCAGGCCCAAGCGCGCACGGTCACGCGGAGCTACGACGCCATGGTCGAGGCCGCCGTCGAGCCCATGAAGGCGCCGGTGACCTCCCGGCCGGCATCCCACAACCAGGACCACATCCTTGCCGAGCGGAAGCGCCGCGAGAAGCTCAGCCAGCGCTTCATCGCCCTTTCCAAGATCGTCCCTGGCCTCAAGAAG ATGGACAAGGCGTCGGTGCTCGGCGACGCGATCAAGTACTTGAAGCAGCTGCAGGACCAGGTGAAGGGCCTGGAGGACGAGGCTCGCCGGCGGCCGGTCGAGACAGCGGTGCTGATCAAGAAGTCCCAGCTGTccgccgacgacgacgacggctcATCCTGCGACGAGAACTTCCTGGGCGGCGAGGCCGGCACGCTGCCTGAGATCGAGGCCCGGGTGTCGGACCGCACGGTGCTGGTCAGGATCCACTGCGAGAACCGCAAGGGCGCGCTCATCACAGCGCTGTCCGAGGTCGAGCGCATCGGCCTCACCATCAAGAACACCAATGCGCTCCCCTTCACCACCTCCTCCCTCGACATCACCATTATGGCCATG GCTGGTGACGACTTCTGCTTGTCTGTCAAGGATATTGTCAAGAAGCTAAATCAAGCGTTCAAGTCATCTTTCTGA